GTCGAGTTCCCCGAGTCCGCGCAGGCGAGCAACGACTACCCGATCGTGGTGCTGAAGAACGCCCCGAACAGGGCCGCCGCGCGGGCTTTCCTCGACTTCATCGCGTCCGAGCGGGGCAGGGCCGTGCTCGGCGAGGCAGGTTTCCAGACGCCCTGACGGCACGCCTACGGCGTCTGCTCCGCGAGCCGGTACACCTTCGAGTCGCGCACCCGGAAACCGAGGCGCTCGTAGAGCCGGTTCGCCGCTTCGCGGGACGGCCGGGAGGTCAGGTCCACGGTGGATGCCCCGTCGGCGCGCGCGAGCCGGATCGCCTCCTGGGTCAGCGCGGCGCCCACCCCGCGTCCCCGGGCCGCGTCGTCGACTACCACGTCCTCGATCCAGGCCCGCAGCCCTGACGGGATGGGGAAGACGGCCAGCGTCAGGGCGCCGACGATCTGCCCGTCCACGCGCGCGACGAGCAGGCGGTGCCCCGGCCAGCTGACCAGGGTCCGCAACTGCTGCGCGTCGGGTGCGGCGGCGGAGCCGGTCAGCTGCGGCAGCAGCCGCGCGAACGCCGCCACCACCTCGTCGGTGACGTCCCGCACGACCTCGATGTCCACGCCCATGCCGCTGACTTTAACGGCGGTCCCGCGCGTGCGTGCCGATCGTCCCGTGCGAGCCGCCGGACCGTGCCTGACCGGCCGTGCCCGGCGGCCGACGCTCACCGGCGCAGCGGCAGCGTCCGCAGCCGTGGCCCGCCGGCCGCCCGGACCGCGTTGGCCACCGCGGCGGGCACCGGGCCGATGACCGGCTCGCCCATGCCCTGCGGCACCTCGCCGTCGCCGGTGAAGCTCACCCGGATCGGGGGCGTGCTCGCCATGTCGATGATCGGGTAGCGGTCGAAGTTGTCGGAGACGACCTGGCCGTCCTCGATCCGCAGCTCCTCGTGCAGGGCCGAGCTGAGGCCCATCACCACCGACCCCTGGGCCTGCAGCTTCGCCCCGGCCGGGTTGACCACCAGCCCGCAGTCCACGGCGACGTCCATCCCGGTGACCCGCAGCCGCCCCTCCGAGAGGTCCACCTCGGCGACCATCGCGACCACCGTGCCGACGTCGCCCGAGCAGGCGATGCCGCGCCCGCGCCCGGGCGGCAGCGGCTCACCCCAGCGGGCCATCTGTGCCGCGGTGCGCAGGACGGTCCGCAACCGCCGTGCCTCCGGATCGGACTCGCTCAGGTGCGCGAGCCGGAACTCCAGCGGGTCCGCGCCGGCGGC
The Catellatospora sp. IY07-71 DNA segment above includes these coding regions:
- a CDS encoding GNAT family N-acetyltransferase, encoding MGVDIEVVRDVTDEVVAAFARLLPQLTGSAAAPDAQQLRTLVSWPGHRLLVARVDGQIVGALTLAVFPIPSGLRAWIEDVVVDDAARGRGVGAALTQEAIRLARADGASTVDLTSRPSREAANRLYERLGFRVRDSKVYRLAEQTP